Proteins encoded by one window of Simiduia curdlanivorans:
- a CDS encoding glutamine synthetase family protein yields MVDSIDSWLKENGITEVECLVPDMTGNARGKFIPAHKFIKEDSRLPESILIQTVTGEYVDNHWDIVAPLDSDMLLEPDPNTVRIVPWADEPTAQIIHDCYTRAGDPHPMATRNVLKKVLALYEKEGWTPVVAPEVEFYLVSQNTDPDYELSPPPGRSGRREFARQSYSIDGCNEYEPIINDMYKYCEAQNLDVDTLIHESGAAQLEINFLHGNALDLADQVFTFKRTMRETAFRHGIYATFMAKPMTNEPGSAMHIHQSVVDKNGDNIFVDKDGNESDLFRYYIGGCQRYIPHTISLFAPNVNSYRRFAKDIAAPVNLEWGYDNRTAGIRIPDSSPAGKRVENRFPGVDVNPYLAFAASLACGYLGMKNKLTPTPHCEGHASEDGEIELPRNLLHALNLLTDCPELEEVFGADFIKAYAAVKMEEFEAFNKVITTWEREYLLLNV; encoded by the coding sequence ATGGTTGACTCCATCGACTCATGGTTAAAGGAAAACGGTATTACGGAAGTAGAATGTCTCGTGCCAGACATGACAGGTAATGCACGAGGCAAATTTATTCCCGCCCATAAATTTATTAAGGAAGACAGCCGCCTCCCGGAAAGTATTTTGATTCAAACGGTAACCGGGGAATACGTGGACAACCATTGGGATATTGTGGCCCCACTCGATTCAGACATGCTGTTAGAGCCAGACCCAAATACCGTGCGCATCGTGCCCTGGGCGGACGAGCCAACGGCACAAATCATTCACGACTGCTACACCCGAGCCGGCGATCCACACCCAATGGCAACACGGAATGTACTAAAAAAAGTCCTCGCCCTCTACGAAAAGGAAGGTTGGACCCCCGTGGTTGCGCCAGAGGTTGAGTTCTATTTGGTCAGCCAGAACACCGACCCAGACTACGAGCTATCGCCACCACCCGGGCGATCTGGCCGACGGGAGTTTGCTCGTCAATCCTACAGTATTGACGGTTGCAACGAATACGAACCAATCATCAACGACATGTATAAGTATTGCGAAGCACAGAACTTGGATGTCGACACGCTCATTCATGAATCCGGCGCTGCGCAACTTGAAATTAATTTCTTGCATGGCAACGCTTTGGATTTAGCCGACCAGGTGTTTACTTTTAAACGCACTATGCGGGAAACCGCATTTAGGCACGGCATTTATGCCACCTTCATGGCTAAACCGATGACCAACGAACCCGGCAGCGCGATGCACATCCACCAGAGCGTTGTCGATAAAAATGGCGATAACATTTTCGTTGATAAAGATGGCAATGAGAGCGACCTATTCCGTTATTACATTGGCGGCTGCCAGCGCTATATACCGCACACAATTTCGCTGTTCGCGCCCAACGTAAACTCCTATCGGCGCTTCGCCAAAGATATCGCTGCACCGGTTAATCTCGAGTGGGGCTACGACAATCGCACCGCTGGCATCCGCATTCCAGATAGCTCACCAGCGGGAAAACGGGTTGAAAACAGATTTCCTGGTGTTGATGTAAATCCCTACCTAGCCTTTGCTGCCTCGCTTGCGTGCGGGTATCTCGGCATGAAAAATAAACTCACGCCCACGCCACACTGCGAAGGCCACGCCTCCGAAGACGGTGAAATAGAGCTGCCGAGAAACCTTTTGCACGCACTCAATCTATTAACCGACTGCCCAGAGCTTGAGGAAGTTTTTGGCGCGGACTTTATCAAAGCTTATGCGGCGGTAAAGATGGAAGAGTTTGAAGCCTTTAATAAAGTTATTACTACCTGGGAACGCGAATACCTTTTACTCAACGTATAA
- a CDS encoding 5'-nucleotidase: MSVPKQLVIAISSRALFNLDASHQVYINQGLEAYSQYQIEHEEELLEKGEAFPLVEKLLRLNEVLTDHRVEVILLSRNSADTGLRVFNSIEHYKLPISRAAFCGGEDPYRYITAFGCHLFLSTDPADVRLALREGVAAATLLASKKQKDPGAQLRFAFDGDAVLFSDESERIYKTQGLEAFAKNEKEAAKLPLTGGPFKPFLAALHSIQSEFEPGASPIRTALVTARSAPAHERVIRTLRAWNIRIDESLFLGGMTKASFLKAYGADVFFDDQQVHCSAASEHVATGHVPHGVANE, encoded by the coding sequence ATGTCAGTACCAAAACAGTTGGTGATTGCGATATCAAGTAGAGCCTTGTTCAACTTGGATGCTAGCCACCAGGTGTATATAAACCAAGGGCTTGAGGCTTACTCACAATATCAAATTGAGCACGAAGAGGAATTGCTGGAAAAAGGCGAGGCATTTCCATTAGTGGAAAAACTTTTGCGACTCAACGAGGTGTTAACAGATCATCGTGTAGAGGTGATTTTGTTGAGCCGAAACAGTGCCGATACAGGTCTGCGCGTATTTAATTCCATTGAGCATTACAAGTTACCTATTAGCCGAGCCGCTTTTTGCGGCGGCGAAGACCCCTACAGATACATTACCGCGTTCGGCTGTCACTTGTTTCTCTCGACCGATCCAGCGGATGTGCGTTTAGCGCTGCGCGAGGGCGTTGCCGCTGCCACCTTATTGGCCTCTAAAAAGCAGAAAGATCCTGGCGCTCAGCTGCGTTTTGCCTTTGACGGCGACGCCGTTTTGTTCTCCGATGAATCGGAACGAATTTACAAAACCCAAGGCCTCGAAGCCTTTGCCAAAAATGAAAAAGAAGCGGCGAAGTTACCTTTGACCGGCGGCCCATTTAAGCCGTTTTTGGCAGCCTTACACAGTATTCAATCTGAGTTTGAGCCGGGTGCATCACCGATTCGCACGGCACTTGTGACGGCCAGATCAGCACCGGCCCATGAGCGGGTGATTCGAACCCTAAGGGCGTGGAATATCCGCATTGATGAATCGCTTTTCTTAGGGGGGATGACCAAGGCGAGTTTTTTGAAGGCTTATGGCGCCGATGTATTTTTCGATGACCAGCAAGTGCACTGTAGCGCCGCCAGTGAGCATGTTGCGACTGGGCACGTGCCACATGGTGTGGCAAACGAGTAG
- a CDS encoding NAD(P)/FAD-dependent oxidoreductase, translating into MNRIWHETKQAHTSSYYAATAKHQFDNGALVGHETTDVCVIGAGYTGVSAALHLAEKGYQVTVLEANQVGWGASGRNGGHVGTGQRKDQSDLETMLGQDKASLLWQFGLEAVATVESLVAKHQIDCDFKTGILHLASKAKEIPDFKAGVEHLRERYGYTQAEFLTKAQVDERVGSDKYHGGYLDSGSRHLHPLNYLLGLAKAAELAGVRFYQNSPVTHYVKGANPVVHTDQGSITAKFLVFATNGYLAGLEPRLARKIMPINNFVLATEPLPEAEARALIRDDTALQDSLFVINYWKLSGDNRLIFGGGENYTSRFPRDLKAFVQKYMLRVYPHLATKKVDYAWGGTLAITLNRMPNFGRLEPNVFYAQGYSGHGVPTATMAGKLLSEAVAGTAERFDVMASLPQPMFPGGTLLRWPGLVAGMLYYSLMDKL; encoded by the coding sequence ATGAACCGTATTTGGCATGAAACCAAGCAAGCTCATACAAGCTCCTATTACGCAGCGACTGCCAAGCATCAGTTTGATAATGGCGCTCTCGTTGGTCACGAGACGACGGACGTTTGCGTCATAGGCGCGGGCTACACCGGTGTTTCCGCTGCTTTACACCTGGCCGAAAAAGGCTATCAAGTGACAGTGTTAGAGGCGAACCAGGTGGGCTGGGGGGCCTCTGGGCGCAACGGTGGGCACGTTGGCACAGGGCAAAGGAAAGACCAATCTGATCTCGAAACCATGCTTGGCCAAGATAAAGCCTCCTTGCTCTGGCAATTTGGCCTTGAAGCTGTTGCTACGGTAGAAAGTTTGGTTGCCAAGCACCAGATCGACTGCGACTTTAAAACCGGCATCTTGCACCTTGCCAGTAAGGCTAAGGAAATTCCGGATTTCAAAGCGGGTGTTGAGCACCTGCGCGAGCGCTATGGCTACACTCAGGCTGAGTTTCTCACTAAGGCGCAAGTTGACGAGCGAGTGGGGAGCGACAAATATCACGGTGGTTATTTAGATAGCGGTTCGCGCCATTTACATCCGCTGAATTACTTGTTGGGGTTGGCCAAAGCAGCCGAGTTGGCGGGTGTGAGGTTTTACCAAAACTCGCCGGTAACCCATTACGTAAAGGGCGCCAACCCTGTGGTGCATACAGATCAGGGCTCTATTACCGCCAAGTTCCTTGTCTTTGCTACCAATGGCTATCTGGCCGGGTTAGAGCCAAGATTGGCTCGCAAAATTATGCCTATCAATAATTTTGTATTAGCTACTGAGCCCTTGCCCGAAGCGGAAGCTCGGGCACTAATACGTGACGACACGGCGCTACAGGATTCGCTGTTTGTTATTAACTATTGGAAGTTGTCAGGGGATAACCGGCTTATTTTCGGCGGTGGTGAAAACTACACCAGTCGTTTCCCAAGAGATCTAAAAGCCTTTGTGCAAAAGTATATGTTGCGTGTGTACCCCCATTTAGCAACAAAAAAGGTCGACTATGCCTGGGGTGGTACATTGGCTATCACGTTAAATCGTATGCCCAATTTTGGTCGGCTTGAGCCCAATGTTTTCTATGCCCAAGGGTATTCTGGCCATGGAGTACCCACAGCAACCATGGCCGGCAAGTTACTTTCGGAAGCGGTTGCCGGTACGGCTGAGCGCTTTGATGTAATGGCTTCTTTGCCGCAGCCGATGTTTCCCGGCGGTACGCTGTTACGCTGGCCCGGCCTAGTGGCGGGTATGCTCTACTACAGTTTGATGGATAAGCTCTAA
- a CDS encoding phosphoadenylyl-sulfate reductase, whose product MSDAISLVDINATLETKSPQEILEFAIDNHPDLALSFSGAEDVVLIDMARKIDPQIQVFCLDTGRLHPETYQFIERVRKHYKLNIELLYPETSAVQALVSKKGLYSFYEDNHQECCGIRKIMPLQRKLLTVDAWVTGQRKDQSPGTRANIPVIQDDKVFARAGAQLTKFNPLANWRSQDVWHYIRANDVPYNSLHDNGFVSIGCEPCTRAIGPNQHEREGRWWWEEATKKECGLHADNVKG is encoded by the coding sequence ATGTCAGACGCCATTTCACTAGTGGATATTAATGCCACATTAGAGACGAAAAGCCCGCAAGAGATTCTTGAATTTGCGATTGATAACCACCCTGATTTGGCGCTCTCCTTTAGCGGCGCAGAAGATGTGGTGTTGATCGATATGGCACGCAAAATTGACCCGCAGATCCAGGTTTTTTGCCTAGATACTGGACGCTTACACCCAGAGACTTACCAATTCATTGAACGCGTGCGCAAGCACTATAAGCTGAATATTGAACTCCTCTACCCTGAAACCAGCGCCGTGCAAGCATTGGTGAGCAAAAAAGGCCTGTATAGTTTTTATGAAGATAACCATCAAGAGTGCTGTGGCATACGCAAAATAATGCCGCTGCAGAGAAAACTCCTAACCGTGGATGCATGGGTAACAGGCCAGCGGAAAGACCAAAGCCCCGGCACCAGAGCTAACATCCCGGTCATCCAAGACGACAAGGTGTTTGCTAGAGCAGGCGCACAACTGACCAAGTTTAACCCGCTGGCGAATTGGCGCTCCCAAGACGTTTGGCACTATATTCGAGCCAACGACGTACCGTACAATAGCTTGCACGACAATGGTTTTGTCTCTATTGGCTGCGAACCCTGCACCCGTGCCATCGGGCCAAACCAGCACGAACGCGAAGGTCGATGGTGGTGGGAAGAGGCTACGAAAAAAGAGTGCGGATTACACGCTGACAACGTTAAAGGCTAG
- a CDS encoding amidohydrolase, which produces MKLWSRLRNTIKVTATLIVCLAVNACDSGSDSASPTASLIITNGTLYTANAKQEFAEAIAIAGDEIIYVGTDAGAKKFVGDNTQVVDAKGKMVLPGLHDAHIHPLGLVSSSNCDLESSPLTLTELATVITDCLNQAKLEPNQWLTVEQWNFTKGNQPDDELLNIRMALDKASLTTPIFLRGNDGHHGAANSAALLTAKNIHGDIIGLSGKTIATDFQEYAQYIGVDKQGEPDGQLSEAARYILALPSSALTGDGTPEQLSAKLPAIAAILAKSGITSIQDAAADIETLPILEQYALSGQQTYRYTGALIADFANFSRPIRDNSDWTKQNSISEVNINSIIDEFSAIKNRQKNPQIFKTDAAKIFVDGVIEGNPFATPPSLPNAAVKKPYLQPIFQVQDDTLRLQGYVDLDSPACQKFRANPPLGNAEKTTFFEQHQFQPEQCIISNGRLEHDENFIHNYIAQLEAAGFSIHAHAIGDRAVATALDAFEASKAKNKHQRPQTISHAQQISDSDLARFSKNAVYLAFTFAWAIPDYGYDLTVTPYIDKLSSLEDLYNPSNYTITNHYPANSARRNGAVIIAGSDAPVDTRDPRPFINLASAVTRYAEGKTYNESERLSLTDALDAFTINSARAMQQAEITGSLEVGKKADLVLLDRNLVPSAAAFDGDVIAETQVELTVFNGKVIYQKQ; this is translated from the coding sequence ATGAAGCTTTGGTCTAGACTTAGAAACACGATAAAAGTTACCGCCACTCTTATTGTATGCTTAGCAGTTAACGCATGTGATAGTGGCAGTGATAGTGCCAGCCCAACAGCTTCATTGATTATTACCAACGGAACACTTTATACCGCGAATGCTAAGCAGGAGTTTGCTGAGGCGATAGCTATTGCTGGCGACGAAATTATCTACGTAGGTACTGACGCAGGCGCGAAGAAGTTTGTCGGTGACAACACTCAAGTTGTAGACGCCAAGGGCAAGATGGTACTGCCAGGTCTACACGATGCGCACATACACCCACTCGGTCTGGTCTCCAGCAGCAATTGCGATCTAGAAAGTAGCCCATTAACGCTAACTGAACTCGCCACTGTTATTACGGACTGCCTGAACCAAGCGAAGCTTGAACCGAACCAATGGCTTACCGTCGAACAATGGAACTTTACCAAGGGCAATCAACCTGATGACGAACTACTGAATATACGAATGGCTCTGGACAAAGCCAGCCTAACCACACCTATTTTTCTAAGAGGCAACGATGGTCATCACGGTGCCGCCAATAGCGCAGCCCTATTAACCGCAAAAAATATACACGGAGACATCATCGGCCTGAGCGGCAAAACCATTGCGACAGACTTTCAAGAGTATGCGCAATACATTGGTGTCGACAAACAAGGTGAGCCGGACGGCCAGCTCTCTGAAGCGGCCAGATACATTCTGGCCTTACCCAGTAGTGCGTTAACAGGCGATGGCACACCCGAACAATTAAGTGCCAAGCTACCGGCCATTGCAGCAATATTAGCCAAGTCTGGGATTACCAGCATTCAAGATGCCGCAGCAGATATAGAAACCTTGCCGATTTTGGAGCAATACGCATTAAGCGGCCAGCAAACTTATCGCTACACCGGTGCCCTTATTGCAGACTTTGCAAATTTTAGTCGCCCCATCCGTGATAACTCGGATTGGACCAAGCAAAACTCCATCAGTGAAGTGAATATTAACAGCATAATCGATGAGTTCTCGGCAATTAAAAACCGCCAGAAAAACCCACAGATTTTTAAAACTGACGCGGCTAAAATTTTTGTCGATGGCGTTATCGAAGGCAATCCTTTCGCCACCCCGCCCTCACTGCCAAACGCAGCAGTAAAAAAACCCTATTTACAACCAATTTTTCAGGTGCAGGACGACACACTTCGCCTACAGGGCTATGTCGATCTCGACTCGCCTGCCTGTCAAAAATTCCGCGCCAACCCACCCTTAGGTAACGCCGAAAAAACAACATTTTTTGAACAACATCAGTTTCAGCCAGAGCAGTGCATAATCAGCAATGGTAGGCTCGAACACGATGAAAATTTCATTCACAACTACATAGCGCAACTAGAAGCTGCTGGCTTTTCAATTCATGCCCACGCAATCGGCGATCGCGCTGTTGCAACCGCCTTAGATGCGTTTGAAGCTTCCAAAGCCAAAAACAAACACCAACGCCCTCAAACCATCAGTCATGCACAACAAATCTCAGACAGCGACCTAGCTCGATTTAGTAAAAATGCCGTTTATCTAGCTTTCACTTTCGCCTGGGCAATACCAGATTATGGTTACGACCTAACAGTGACGCCCTACATAGATAAACTGAGCAGCCTAGAAGATTTATACAATCCCTCTAATTACACCATCACCAACCATTACCCTGCTAACAGTGCTAGGCGTAATGGCGCCGTTATCATTGCAGGGAGCGATGCACCTGTTGATACAAGGGACCCCCGCCCATTCATTAACCTCGCATCAGCAGTCACTCGCTATGCCGAAGGTAAAACCTACAACGAAAGCGAAAGGCTAAGCCTTACCGACGCCTTAGATGCATTCACCATCAACAGTGCTCGAGCAATGCAACAAGCTGAGATCACCGGCTCTCTTGAAGTAGGCAAAAAAGCAGACCTTGTATTATTGGATAGAAACTTGGTCCCGAGTGCAGCCGCATTTGACGGGGATGTAATTGCCGAGACACAAGTTGAACTGACCGTTTTCAACGGCAAGGTCATTTACCAAAAACAATAA
- the pabB gene encoding aminodeoxychorismate synthase component I, protein MQLETLNAPYLENPCQWLEIFEALPRLALLDSCNFSGDSGRYHIITGAPQQWLTLQDGVLCYQNGSQQSKTKACSAKDCWAAIEKLQTQSEIASNLPFCGGLLGFVGYEFGLWSELGVEPSGEIDFPDFAVGNYRWALIQDNHRFTSQLVFLSDCDRELRQKIIHLTDKPIKKNPFKTIKINHLKKQVNVNCYKLAVKKIQDYIRAGDCYQVNYTQRFGCNQVQQTPLASYQALRAQQPGPMSAFLSIATNKALISLSPERLVKNDQGRVLAQPIKGTIARSREKQEDAALALQLVNSEKDRAENLMIVDLLRNDLGRVCLPGSIHVPKLFELESFENVHHLVSSITGHLAPQVTNIHLLQACFPGGSITGAPKRRAMEIIRETEVFGRSAYCGSVFYSSANGRFDANITIRTLVASDGELYCWGGGGITSDSNPDEEYQESMTKVAKLIGL, encoded by the coding sequence ATGCAGCTCGAGACACTCAACGCCCCATACCTCGAAAACCCCTGCCAATGGCTTGAGATTTTCGAGGCGCTGCCCCGCCTAGCGTTACTCGACAGCTGCAATTTCAGTGGCGATTCTGGCCGGTATCATATCATTACCGGCGCGCCACAACAGTGGCTGACACTGCAAGATGGCGTCCTTTGTTATCAAAATGGTAGCCAGCAATCAAAAACCAAAGCTTGCAGCGCAAAAGACTGCTGGGCCGCCATCGAAAAACTACAAACCCAGTCGGAAATCGCCTCCAACCTTCCTTTTTGCGGCGGCTTACTGGGCTTTGTCGGTTATGAGTTTGGCCTTTGGAGCGAATTAGGCGTTGAACCCAGTGGCGAAATAGACTTCCCCGATTTCGCAGTTGGCAACTATCGGTGGGCCTTAATTCAAGACAACCACAGGTTCACCAGTCAGCTGGTCTTTTTATCTGACTGCGACAGAGAACTGCGCCAAAAAATCATACATTTAACCGATAAACCTATCAAAAAAAATCCATTTAAAACGATCAAAATCAATCATTTAAAGAAGCAAGTTAATGTAAATTGTTACAAGCTAGCAGTAAAAAAAATACAAGATTACATTCGCGCTGGCGACTGCTATCAAGTTAACTACACCCAGCGCTTTGGCTGCAACCAAGTACAACAGACGCCACTCGCTAGCTACCAAGCTTTAAGAGCACAGCAACCCGGGCCAATGTCAGCGTTTCTATCGATTGCAACTAACAAGGCGCTCATCAGCCTATCACCAGAGCGATTAGTAAAAAACGATCAAGGCCGCGTACTTGCACAACCAATCAAAGGCACCATTGCCCGCTCGCGAGAAAAACAAGAAGACGCCGCACTCGCGCTACAACTAGTGAACAGCGAAAAAGACCGGGCCGAGAACTTAATGATTGTGGACCTACTACGTAACGACCTAGGCCGCGTCTGCTTACCGGGGAGTATTCATGTTCCCAAACTTTTCGAGCTAGAAAGCTTCGAGAATGTTCACCATTTGGTGTCTAGTATTACCGGCCACCTTGCGCCGCAGGTAACTAACATTCACTTGCTCCAAGCTTGCTTTCCCGGCGGCTCCATTACTGGCGCCCCCAAACGCAGAGCCATGGAAATTATCCGCGAGACCGAAGTTTTTGGCAGAAGCGCCTATTGCGGATCGGTATTTTATAGCAGTGCTAACGGGCGCTTCGACGCCAACATTACCATTCGCACGCTGGTTGCCAGCGATGGTGAACTCTATTGCTGGGGCGGAGGTGGAATCACCTCAGATTCAAACCCAGATGAGGAGTACCAGGAATCCATGACAAAAGTGGCGAAACTGATCGGGCTTTAG
- a CDS encoding TetR/AcrR family transcriptional regulator: MNERNVKRTNSIIPRRQPVQERAKHRTRQILDVTAKLLGEVGFDELTTILIAKELSISVGSLYHYFPNKQAILYALGDRWLETMADALTDVAALPIEDMSLEAFIDKAVERMLEVYRDERAILPLAQAMWAVPELRDLDERHDAMIIERMMAMFVRLGFVSSPNELNRLGRAYLEMTHALSLVVVNQVESRAERTIADLKRLVLCLLEPHKVEDVILAGDNDIDGP; this comes from the coding sequence TTGAACGAACGCAATGTTAAGCGAACTAATTCGATTATCCCTCGGCGCCAGCCGGTACAGGAACGAGCCAAGCATCGCACTCGGCAGATTTTAGATGTCACCGCAAAACTATTGGGCGAAGTTGGCTTCGACGAATTAACAACGATCCTCATCGCCAAAGAATTGTCTATTTCTGTTGGCTCGCTATATCACTACTTTCCGAATAAGCAAGCCATTCTATATGCCCTCGGTGATCGCTGGCTAGAAACCATGGCCGATGCGCTCACCGATGTTGCAGCCTTGCCCATCGAAGACATGAGCCTAGAGGCCTTTATCGACAAAGCCGTTGAGCGAATGCTAGAAGTTTATCGCGATGAACGAGCCATCTTGCCGCTGGCCCAAGCTATGTGGGCTGTACCTGAACTGCGGGATCTGGACGAGCGCCACGACGCCATGATTATTGAGCGGATGATGGCCATGTTTGTTCGACTGGGTTTTGTTTCTAGTCCAAATGAGTTGAATCGATTGGGCCGAGCTTACCTAGAAATGACCCATGCCCTATCGCTCGTTGTGGTGAACCAGGTTGAAAGTCGCGCCGAGCGCACCATTGCCGATTTGAAGCGGTTGGTTCTGTGCTTGCTTGAGCCCCATAAGGTAGAGGACGTTATTCTGGCGGGCGATAATGATATTGATGGGCCTTGA
- a CDS encoding alpha/beta hydrolase — MSAQLGVKSSSGLFPAVLKEAELKGDYVEDVYLLKPGNSMDRAAEFAVTRLSAPGKRKLGLPPLVMLHGLYRNRQQWIASGQGLAMALINEGYDVWLPELREHGSSPLRSHVHATEPQDIAECDLPAAAMFIREQTGAPAIWIGIDVGSLATLFTLQSGILSTQMISGLVSLGGPCDKEAISLGKRIASVGLRTRLLQERAGDEPERRDWINYWRKRFGLLSYWRGKPVESLKLFLSQPRQVMHIFAPEHFAAKLSRWRNLNSVTIHLLADECKDYASAREWLGREGCVEQLMPGLRLSIEQLASQSNR; from the coding sequence ATGAGCGCGCAATTGGGCGTAAAAAGCAGCAGCGGTTTGTTTCCAGCTGTGTTGAAAGAAGCAGAACTAAAGGGCGATTATGTTGAAGATGTTTATCTTCTCAAGCCCGGTAACAGCATGGACAGGGCAGCTGAGTTTGCTGTTACTCGCCTTAGTGCCCCGGGCAAGCGCAAGCTAGGGCTTCCGCCGCTGGTGATGCTGCACGGCTTGTATCGAAATAGGCAGCAATGGATCGCCTCTGGTCAAGGCTTAGCTATGGCATTGATTAATGAAGGTTACGATGTCTGGTTGCCAGAGTTACGCGAGCATGGAAGTTCACCGCTGCGCTCGCACGTACATGCCACTGAGCCACAAGATATTGCCGAGTGCGACTTGCCGGCCGCGGCTATGTTTATTCGCGAACAGACCGGTGCTCCCGCTATCTGGATTGGTATTGATGTTGGCAGTCTCGCGACTTTGTTTACCCTGCAAAGCGGCATACTTTCAACCCAAATGATTTCGGGTTTGGTGTCTCTCGGTGGGCCCTGTGATAAGGAGGCCATAAGCCTAGGTAAACGTATTGCCAGTGTCGGGCTTCGCACTCGTCTGCTGCAAGAGCGAGCCGGCGATGAGCCCGAACGCCGCGATTGGATCAATTATTGGCGCAAACGATTCGGTTTACTAAGCTACTGGCGTGGCAAGCCGGTGGAATCTCTCAAGCTATTTCTCAGTCAGCCCCGTCAGGTAATGCATATTTTCGCGCCGGAACATTTTGCCGCTAAGCTTTCTCGCTGGCGCAACTTGAACTCGGTGACTATTCATTTACTCGCCGATGAGTGCAAAGACTACGCGAGTGCCAGAGAGTGGTTAGGCCGAGAGGGATGTGTGGAGCAGTTGATGCCGGGTTTGCGTCTATCCATAGAGCAGCTTGCTTCTCAATCAAATAGATAA
- the cysB gene encoding HTH-type transcriptional regulator CysB — translation MKLQQLRYIWEVAHHDLNVSATAQSLYTSQPGISKQIRLLEDELGVEVFSRSGKHLTRITPAGEAILKTAGEILRKVESIKQVAQEFSNEKKGSLSLATTHTQARYALPKVIESFIKAYPEVSLHMHQGTPMQISEMAADGTVDFAIATEALELFSDLVMMPCYRWNRCVVVPRNHPLAQMSTLTLESVAKHPIVTYVFGFTGRSKLDEAFIEKGLAPKVVFTAADADVIKTYVRLGLGIGIIAKMAYNEETDRDLVALDASHLFSASTTKIGFRRGTFLRGFMYDFIAQFAPHLTREVVDQAYQKHSKAELDDLFDGMELPTF, via the coding sequence ATGAAATTGCAACAACTGCGCTATATCTGGGAAGTGGCACATCACGACCTCAATGTGTCCGCAACTGCGCAGAGCCTCTACACCTCTCAGCCAGGTATCAGTAAGCAAATTAGGTTGCTTGAGGACGAGTTGGGCGTGGAAGTTTTCTCCCGTAGCGGCAAACATTTAACGCGCATAACGCCTGCCGGGGAAGCTATCTTGAAGACTGCGGGGGAGATACTTCGCAAGGTCGAGAGTATTAAGCAGGTTGCACAGGAGTTCAGCAACGAAAAAAAGGGCAGCTTATCGCTAGCCACAACGCATACCCAAGCGCGCTATGCGCTACCGAAGGTTATCGAGTCGTTTATCAAAGCTTACCCCGAAGTTTCTCTGCATATGCATCAGGGTACGCCGATGCAAATATCGGAAATGGCTGCCGATGGCACCGTTGATTTTGCGATCGCAACAGAGGCGTTAGAGCTATTTAGCGATTTGGTGATGATGCCGTGTTACCGCTGGAATCGCTGCGTGGTGGTGCCACGGAATCATCCCCTCGCGCAAATGTCTACCTTAACCTTGGAGTCCGTCGCCAAACACCCCATTGTTACCTATGTGTTTGGCTTTACTGGGCGCTCAAAATTGGACGAGGCTTTTATTGAAAAGGGCTTGGCGCCAAAGGTGGTATTCACTGCCGCCGATGCAGACGTTATTAAAACCTACGTTAGGTTGGGTTTGGGTATCGGCATTATCGCGAAAATGGCCTACAACGAAGAAACCGATAGAGATCTCGTTGCACTTGATGCCAGCCATTTATTCTCCGCCAGCACTACCAAAATTGGCTTCCGTCGCGGTACTTTTTTGCGTGGATTTATGTATGACTTCATTGCGCAATTCGCGCCACACTTAACCCGTGAAGTGGTTGATCAGGCGTATCAGAAACACTCTAAAGCCGAGTTGGACGATCTGTTTGATGGGATGGAGCTGCCGACTTTTTAA
- a CDS encoding universal stress protein has product MIEKIVCGTDLGPHASYLIYHAVYLARQCGAKVEVVHAVEPLGSFAKAVFKTYSGADNQQAHQAIDKILASIKDQVIESLADEYMSGLDDLSTICDVVVDQGMPAEVILRHAKESQADLIVIGGQSTRGEGIALLGSVAAKILQLSKVPVLTIPLAHKVTMEESREDSQLGLW; this is encoded by the coding sequence ATGATAGAAAAGATAGTGTGTGGCACAGATTTAGGGCCTCATGCGTCTTACCTGATATACCACGCGGTGTATTTGGCTCGACAATGTGGCGCAAAAGTTGAAGTCGTTCACGCGGTGGAGCCTTTAGGTAGCTTCGCTAAAGCCGTATTCAAGACATACTCAGGGGCTGATAATCAGCAGGCCCATCAAGCCATCGACAAAATTTTGGCGTCCATCAAAGACCAAGTAATAGAAAGCCTCGCAGATGAATATATGTCTGGTTTGGATGACTTATCCACGATATGCGACGTTGTTGTCGACCAAGGTATGCCCGCCGAGGTCATTTTAAGGCATGCCAAAGAGTCGCAGGCCGACCTGATTGTGATCGGTGGGCAAAGTACGCGAGGCGAGGGGATTGCACTTTTAGGCTCGGTAGCAGCAAAGATACTCCAATTGTCCAAAGTACCCGTTTTAACCATTCCGCTAGCGCATAAAGTCACCATGGAGGAGTCACGTGAAGACAGCCAATTAGGACTTTGGTAG